The Leptidea sinapis chromosome 15, ilLepSina1.1, whole genome shotgun sequence genome window below encodes:
- the LOC126968470 gene encoding cytochrome P450 4V2-like isoform X2, which yields MTVFNRQSRILMKDLECMVGKPPFDHKLLIERGALRTICGSVFGVNIDHDVEDFLKSYQNLFDLVTLRVLNPLRFFDFINERTKLYRDMSGYSDKVLKFSEEVLEKRIEEMKKMSPDELTKLSELKFKPFIDLLLQNKTFSHQQIIDEMTTMIVAGFETISTLLFFMLVILGTYSDVQEKIFNEIQEVFGDSDLDVTKDDLQKLKYTDAVIKESLRFSPIVPLIARYLTKDIQLKNRVLKKGFVCIILLYGALRHPMWGPDSEQFIPERWMDPDRLAKSPHAFAAFSFGKRNCIGKTYSFMAIKVQLVHFFRRYKVQADYSKLKMKINIIVKPESGHNISIQYRQKMK from the exons ATGACTGTGTTTAATAGACAGAGCAGAATACTTATGAAAGACTTGGAGTGTATGGTAGGAAAGCCGCCGTTTGATCATAAACTACTTATAGAAAGAGGGGCACTACGAACAATTTGTG GTTCAGTGTTTGGTGTTAATATTGATCATGATGTTGAAGATTTTCTTAAatcataccaaaatttatttgatCTGGTAACATTAAGAGTTCTCAATCCCCTTAGATTTTTCGATTTCATTAATGAAAGAACAAAATTATATAGAGATATGTCTGGTTACTCTGATAAGGTACTCAAATTTAGTGAAGag GTGCTTGAAAAAAGAATAGAAGAAATGAAGAAAATGTCACCAGATGAACTTACAAAACTCTCAG agTTAAAGTTTAAGCCATTCATCGATCTacttttacaaaacaaaacatttagtCATCAACAAATCATTGATGAAATGACAACTATGATAGTGGCCGGTTTTGAAACAATATCAACGCTATTATTTTTCATGCTAGTAATCTTGGGGACCTATTCCGATGTTcaagaaaaaatattcaatga aatACAAGAAGTATTTGGTGATTCTGATTTGGATGTTACCAAGGAcgatttacaaaaattaaaatatactgaTGCTGTAATAAAAGAATCACTACGATTCTCCCCTATCGTGCCTTTAATTGCCCGATATCTCACGAAAGACATTCAGCTAA aaaACCGCGTCCTAAAAAAAGGAtttgtttgtataattttattatacggTGCTTTGAGGCATCCAATGTGGGGTCCTGATTCTGAACAGTTCATTCCGGAGAGATGGATGGACCCTGATCGCCTTGCGAAGAGTCCACATGCATTTGCAGCATTTAGTTTTGGTAAAAGAAACTGCATAG GTAAAACATATTCATTCATGGCAATAAAAGTACAATTGGTACATTTCTTTCGACGGTACAAGGTTCAAGCGGATTACTCGAAATTAAAAATGAAGATAAATATAATAGTCAAGCCGGAGTCTGGTCACAACATTAGCATACAATACAGAcagaaaatgaaatga